From a region of the Halolamina sp. CBA1230 genome:
- a CDS encoding RNA-guided endonuclease TnpB family protein: MDVRRTAVVKLAVSDEQRDALHRTAEQYLYCANRTADYCWSDTSYTECKTNKREVRDALYSELRKETDLQAQLVQAAIRRAVEAVKGVIERWKKGQHVSSPTFTAETMDYDTRSATFYRNKVSLASVEGRVEPTFVLPADSPTPYERYVLSEGYEFCESTLRYDAATDEFYLHISTRRIDGDDAEVSVDTGHPDQTVLGIDLGVNSLAVSSTGTFWQGDDYDHWCGEFEKRRGEMQQRGTQAAHNALLRLGKREEAWRKQYIHTVANELVMEAVEHDCDVIVFEDLTDIRERLPQAKWHHVWAFRRLYEYVSYKAPEQGVSVEQVEPNHTSQRCSRTDCGFTHEDNRHGEHFECQKCGYEVNADYNGAKNIGLRYARKRTHRLRSSPKSGSGDAEVDLRVNGGTVNGESHQPIAGD, translated from the coding sequence ATGGATGTGCGTCGTACCGCCGTCGTGAAACTCGCCGTTTCCGACGAGCAACGCGACGCACTCCACCGAACCGCCGAGCAATACCTGTACTGCGCGAACCGAACCGCCGACTACTGCTGGTCGGACACCTCCTACACCGAGTGTAAGACCAACAAGCGGGAGGTTCGTGACGCGCTTTACTCCGAACTCCGCAAGGAGACGGACCTACAGGCACAACTCGTCCAAGCCGCGATACGTCGCGCAGTCGAAGCCGTCAAAGGCGTTATCGAACGCTGGAAGAAGGGGCAGCACGTCTCTTCTCCCACGTTCACTGCTGAGACAATGGACTACGACACCCGAAGCGCGACATTCTACCGAAATAAGGTGTCGCTGGCAAGCGTCGAGGGCCGGGTCGAACCCACGTTCGTTCTCCCGGCAGATAGCCCGACGCCCTACGAGCGGTACGTCCTCTCCGAGGGCTACGAGTTCTGCGAGAGTACCCTCCGGTACGACGCGGCGACCGACGAGTTCTACCTCCACATCTCGACACGGCGGATAGACGGTGACGATGCCGAGGTTTCGGTAGATACCGGGCACCCCGACCAAACGGTCCTCGGTATCGACCTCGGCGTCAACAGTCTCGCTGTCTCCTCAACCGGCACGTTCTGGCAGGGAGACGACTACGACCACTGGTGCGGTGAGTTCGAGAAGCGACGTGGAGAGATGCAACAGCGCGGTACGCAAGCCGCGCATAACGCCCTGCTGCGCCTCGGCAAACGTGAAGAAGCATGGCGCAAACAGTACATTCACACTGTCGCTAACGAACTTGTGATGGAGGCCGTCGAACACGACTGCGACGTAATCGTGTTCGAGGACTTGACCGACATTCGAGAGCGGCTTCCGCAGGCGAAGTGGCACCACGTCTGGGCGTTCCGACGCCTGTACGAGTACGTTTCCTACAAAGCGCCCGAGCAGGGCGTCTCCGTGGAGCAAGTCGAACCGAACCACACGTCCCAACGCTGTTCTCGGACGGACTGCGGGTTCACACACGAGGATAACCGCCACGGAGAACACTTCGAGTGCCAGAAATGCGGGTACGAGGTAAACGCGGACTACAACGGCGCGAAGAACATCGGGCTACGGTACGCTCGAAAGCGAACACACAGACTCCGTTCCTCGCCCAAGTCGGGGAGCGGAGACGCAGAAGTAGACCTGCGTGTGAATGGTGGGACGGTGAACGGCGAGAGTCACCAGCCTATTGCTGGCGACTGA
- a CDS encoding MFS transporter, with protein sequence MELRRLARYDALVLTSLLWFMAKFVRYLFPPLFEPFQAAFGVSNTATGLAFSALMTVYALMQFPSGVIADRQGPVRVIAGGAVVAAAGSLALVVPIPLPDLSVPLGPIETVPGEFLAVVGGMLLIGLGTGTHKTVAVRLLAAVHEHRTGRALGVLDTVAAFGGVAAPLAVTYALPDWRGLFLASVVVVAALTVLFVRRTPRHLDGTGAVAAASGDDNGIDGSLLGYLELIRPPRVALFVGVTVAFAFGYNGVIAFLPSYLAADAGFGLETNVANTIYSVLFVVALIQLGTGELTDRVGRLPMLFATVVAAVGGAALLLSVEGVLAVGAAVALFGLGCHGFRPVRSAFLMSLLPDDAAGGGLGVVRTILMSAGAVAPGVTGFLIDTQGYDVAFATLGGALVVSLALLGVIALLGGEE encoded by the coding sequence ATGGAGCTTCGCCGCCTCGCGCGCTACGACGCGCTCGTGCTCACGTCGCTTTTGTGGTTCATGGCGAAGTTCGTGCGCTACCTGTTCCCGCCGCTGTTCGAGCCGTTCCAGGCCGCCTTCGGCGTCTCGAACACCGCGACCGGGCTGGCCTTTTCGGCGCTGATGACGGTGTACGCGCTGATGCAGTTCCCCTCGGGCGTGATCGCCGACCGACAGGGACCCGTCCGGGTGATCGCCGGCGGCGCCGTCGTCGCCGCCGCCGGCTCCCTGGCGCTGGTGGTGCCGATCCCGCTGCCCGACCTCTCGGTGCCGCTGGGCCCGATCGAGACGGTGCCGGGCGAGTTCCTCGCCGTCGTCGGCGGGATGCTGCTGATCGGTCTCGGGACGGGGACACACAAGACCGTCGCCGTCCGCCTGCTCGCGGCGGTCCACGAGCACCGGACCGGCCGCGCGCTGGGCGTGCTCGACACCGTCGCGGCGTTCGGCGGCGTCGCGGCGCCGCTGGCGGTCACCTACGCGCTGCCGGACTGGCGGGGCCTGTTCCTCGCCAGCGTCGTCGTCGTCGCCGCGCTGACCGTGCTGTTCGTCCGTCGGACGCCGCGGCATCTGGACGGCACCGGCGCCGTCGCTGCAGCCAGCGGCGACGACAACGGGATCGACGGCTCGCTGCTCGGCTACCTCGAACTGATTCGACCGCCCCGCGTTGCGTTGTTCGTCGGCGTCACCGTCGCGTTCGCCTTCGGCTACAACGGCGTCATCGCGTTCCTGCCGAGCTATCTCGCCGCCGACGCCGGGTTCGGGCTGGAGACGAACGTCGCCAACACGATCTACTCCGTGCTGTTCGTTGTCGCGTTGATCCAGTTGGGGACTGGCGAACTCACCGACCGCGTGGGGCGGCTGCCGATGCTGTTCGCCACCGTCGTCGCCGCCGTCGGCGGCGCGGCGTTGCTGCTCTCGGTCGAGGGCGTGCTCGCCGTCGGCGCCGCGGTCGCCCTGTTCGGACTGGGCTGTCACGGGTTCCGCCCCGTCCGGAGCGCCTTTCTGATGTCGCTGCTGCCCGACGACGCCGCCGGCGGCGGACTCGGGGTGGTGCGAACCATCCTGATGTCCGCCGGCGCCGTCGCGCCGGGCGTGACGGGGTTTCTGATCGACACGCAGGGGTACGACGTCGCGTTCGCGACCCTCGGCGGCGCGCTGGTGGTCTCGCTCGCCCTGCTCGGAGTTATCGCCCTGCTGGGCGGCGAGGAGTGA
- a CDS encoding magnesium transporter — MSVLAVAREAYEAALPALGASVVGGLLAGAVLGGMQAELRAVPGLLVLVPALLATRGNVYGSLGARLSTGLHQGLVEPRVDLGNRRLRGAMAAALANGLLASAVAAVAVFLILTALGDTVAPVTTLVAISLVAGVLSGVALIGVVVVVVFAGYRRGRDPDTLVGPVVTTTGDVFGVAFLLLAVRLVLAVGGGA, encoded by the coding sequence ATGAGCGTCCTCGCCGTCGCCCGGGAGGCGTACGAGGCCGCGCTGCCCGCGCTGGGCGCGAGCGTTGTCGGGGGGTTGCTGGCGGGGGCCGTGCTCGGCGGGATGCAGGCCGAACTCCGGGCGGTGCCGGGGCTGCTGGTGCTCGTCCCCGCGCTGCTGGCGACGCGGGGGAACGTGTACGGCAGCCTCGGCGCGCGGCTCTCGACCGGGCTCCACCAGGGGCTGGTCGAACCGCGGGTCGACCTCGGCAATCGACGGCTGCGCGGGGCGATGGCGGCCGCGCTGGCCAACGGGCTGCTCGCGAGCGCCGTCGCCGCCGTCGCGGTGTTCTTGATCCTCACGGCGCTGGGGGATACGGTGGCGCCCGTGACGACGCTGGTCGCGATCAGCCTCGTCGCGGGCGTGCTCTCCGGCGTCGCGCTGATCGGCGTGGTGGTCGTCGTCGTGTTCGCGGGCTACCGGCGTGGGCGTGACCCCGACACGCTCGTCGGCCCGGTCGTCACGACGACGGGCGACGTGTTCGGCGTCGCCTTCCTGCTGCTCGCGGTGCGGCTCGTGCTGGCCGTCGGGGGTGGCGCGTGA
- a CDS encoding magnesium transporter, producing the protein MTTEWSVRAITRAMLPVLLALTMVEVGSGLVLGSFAASLYRYPTLLVLVPVTIGTAGNLGSVLASRLSTAFHLGTLEFSPADESLAGNAVATVALAVTLFPVVGAGAWALRSLLGGARLSVGTVIWISLLSGVVLAVLAVLITLGATYVAYRYRLDPDDVVIPVVTNTCDVLGVVVLFAVVQVTL; encoded by the coding sequence GTGACGACGGAGTGGTCGGTCCGCGCGATCACGCGGGCGATGCTGCCCGTGCTGCTCGCGCTGACGATGGTCGAGGTCGGCTCGGGGCTCGTGTTGGGGTCGTTCGCGGCGTCGCTGTACCGCTACCCGACGCTGCTGGTGCTCGTCCCCGTCACCATCGGCACCGCGGGCAACCTCGGGAGCGTCCTCGCCTCGCGGCTCTCGACGGCGTTCCACCTCGGGACGCTCGAGTTCTCGCCCGCGGACGAGTCGCTGGCGGGCAACGCGGTCGCGACCGTCGCGCTCGCGGTGACGCTGTTCCCCGTCGTCGGCGCCGGGGCGTGGGCGCTGCGCTCGCTGCTCGGCGGGGCGCGGCTGTCGGTCGGGACGGTGATCTGGATATCGCTTCTCAGTGGCGTGGTGCTCGCGGTGCTGGCGGTTCTGATCACGCTCGGCGCGACGTACGTCGCCTACCGCTACCGACTGGACCCCGACGACGTGGTGATCCCGGTCGTCACGAACACTTGCGACGTGCTGGGCGTGGTGGTGCTGTTCGCGGTGGTGCAGGTCACGCTCTAG
- a CDS encoding chloride channel protein, giving the protein MRLGRYHRTLLLATVVGVAVGLFATGFRMAWKAGLDILWSGTVVPWHRIVVSTVAGVLIGGIGMLTHYPGSLAAVVRDFHEHGAIPSRDNVPVVPSNFLGLIAGQGAGPEGMMSVVGGSLGTRVGDRLDAGGRKLLTLAGMGAGFGTILGAPIGGSLLWLELPHRRGIEYYEAIVPTLVASFSGYLVMVSLGGLSLFNVWEADLMYEYAPFHLAAALLVGVAAVPLGHVYNRVFSAVGRLFNRYSPRLIVRTTLAGLGIGLLGYALPLTYFYGGNQINAVLNGNHSLALLVAVLGGEMIAAALTIQGNWHGGLIIPHMFMGAVLGQALSLVVPGLPAPIAMLTGMAAFNATVTGTPLSSALIAISLTNGAAIVPVFLGSLASFVVGPSVGFVGTEEPRREQTGPLFALDDDEVADD; this is encoded by the coding sequence ATGCGCCTCGGTCGGTACCACCGGACGCTCCTGCTAGCGACCGTCGTCGGCGTCGCCGTCGGCCTGTTCGCGACGGGGTTCCGGATGGCGTGGAAGGCCGGGCTCGATATCCTCTGGAGCGGGACCGTCGTCCCGTGGCATCGGATCGTCGTCAGCACCGTCGCCGGCGTCCTCATCGGCGGCATCGGGATGCTGACTCACTACCCCGGCTCGCTGGCGGCGGTCGTCCGCGACTTCCACGAACACGGCGCCATCCCGTCACGAGACAACGTTCCGGTCGTCCCGTCGAACTTCCTCGGACTGATCGCCGGGCAGGGTGCCGGCCCCGAGGGGATGATGAGCGTCGTCGGCGGCTCGCTGGGTACTCGCGTCGGCGACCGCCTCGACGCCGGCGGCCGCAAACTGCTCACCCTCGCCGGGATGGGCGCGGGGTTCGGCACGATCCTCGGCGCGCCCATCGGCGGCTCCTTGCTCTGGCTGGAACTCCCCCACCGTCGCGGGATCGAGTACTACGAGGCGATCGTCCCTACGCTCGTCGCCAGCTTCAGCGGCTACCTCGTGATGGTGTCGCTCGGCGGGCTCTCGCTGTTCAACGTCTGGGAGGCGGACCTGATGTACGAGTACGCCCCGTTCCACCTCGCCGCGGCGCTGCTCGTCGGGGTCGCAGCCGTGCCGCTCGGGCACGTCTACAACCGTGTGTTTTCGGCCGTCGGACGACTGTTCAACCGCTACTCCCCCCGGCTGATCGTCCGGACGACGCTGGCGGGGCTCGGGATCGGGCTGCTCGGCTACGCGCTCCCGCTCACCTACTTCTACGGCGGCAACCAGATCAACGCGGTGCTGAACGGGAACCACTCGCTCGCGCTCCTCGTCGCGGTGCTGGGCGGCGAGATGATCGCCGCGGCGCTCACGATCCAGGGAAACTGGCACGGCGGTCTCATCATCCCCCACATGTTCATGGGGGCGGTGCTCGGGCAGGCGCTCTCGCTGGTCGTCCCGGGGCTCCCCGCCCCGATCGCGATGCTCACGGGGATGGCCGCGTTCAACGCGACCGTCACCGGGACGCCGCTGTCCTCGGCGTTGATCGCCATCTCGCTCACCAACGGCGCGGCGATCGTCCCGGTGTTCCTCGGGAGCCTCGCGTCGTTCGTCGTCGGCCCCTCGGTCGGGTTCGTCGGCACCGAGGAGCCGCGCCGTGAACAGACGGGGCCACTGTTCGCGCTCGACGACGACGAGGTCGCTGACGACTAG
- a CDS encoding RNA-binding domain-containing protein, with the protein MIYSIDVTIEVPVQATEVADRVEDAVTNLFPDAEFRREPDRFVAESHSLDAFSDVLHEQEILDTARREFFNGVDDGGFAFSLKKQPAFEGVVNFAVGSEDELGDIKVRVDVREPDVESFIDHVAPPTEEGRPIDPETDRRDTDDYHASN; encoded by the coding sequence ATGATCTACAGTATCGACGTCACGATCGAGGTGCCAGTGCAGGCGACGGAGGTAGCCGACCGCGTCGAGGACGCCGTCACCAACCTGTTCCCCGATGCGGAGTTCCGGCGCGAACCCGACCGCTTCGTCGCCGAGAGCCACTCGCTGGACGCGTTCTCCGACGTGCTCCACGAGCAGGAGATCCTCGACACCGCGCGCCGGGAGTTCTTCAACGGCGTGGACGATGGGGGGTTCGCGTTCTCGCTGAAGAAACAGCCCGCCTTCGAGGGTGTCGTCAACTTCGCCGTCGGCTCCGAGGACGAACTCGGCGACATCAAGGTCCGCGTCGACGTACGCGAGCCGGACGTGGAGTCGTTCATCGACCACGTCGCCCCGCCGACCGAGGAGGGGCGACCGATCGACCCCGAGACGGATCGGCGAGACACCGACGACTACCACGCCTCGAACTGA
- a CDS encoding AAA family ATPase gives MRIIGTVGLPGSGKGEAAAVAREEDIPVVTMGDVIRAETRRRGLDPTEHHGEIAGKLREEEGETAIADRCIPMVREAAEGQDDEPIVLVDGLRSMAEVERFVDAFGEDFLLVSIEAPFDLRAKRLGDRGREATDLDREKLREREERELGFGMGEVIDAADLTIDNDDSLERFREQVRAVLERGTTDIHEEER, from the coding sequence ATGCGTATCATCGGCACCGTCGGGCTGCCGGGCAGCGGCAAGGGCGAGGCCGCCGCGGTCGCCCGGGAGGAGGATATCCCCGTCGTGACGATGGGCGACGTGATCCGGGCGGAGACCCGGCGGCGCGGGCTCGACCCCACCGAACACCACGGCGAGATCGCCGGAAAGCTCCGCGAGGAGGAGGGCGAGACCGCCATCGCCGACCGCTGTATCCCGATGGTCCGGGAGGCCGCCGAGGGGCAGGACGACGAGCCGATCGTGCTCGTCGACGGCCTGCGCTCGATGGCCGAAGTGGAGCGGTTCGTCGACGCCTTCGGCGAGGACTTCCTGCTCGTCTCCATCGAGGCCCCCTTCGACCTGCGTGCGAAGCGACTGGGCGACCGCGGGCGCGAGGCGACCGACCTCGACCGCGAGAAGCTCCGCGAGCGCGAGGAGCGCGAACTCGGCTTCGGGATGGGCGAAGTGATCGACGCCGCCGACCTCACCATCGACAACGACGACAGTCTCGAACGCTTCCGCGAGCAGGTACGGGCGGTGCTGGAGCGCGGAACGACCGACATCCACGAGGAAGAGAGATGA
- a CDS encoding class I SAM-dependent methyltransferase translates to MTAPEHRDRVRESYGRWARFYDWFARATADVGGVRDACVEALDLNRGDTVVEFGCGPGPNLPALREAVGPSGHVVGVDLTGRMLDRARALVARRGWQNVSLVQADAATPPVADADAVLSTFVTSLFPDPAAVVGEWCELADRVVVASFAPRGNRTANAALWAFTRLSTSLFDAGGENALGQLDRRTAAARRGLEARMDRVESGTFVFGTVVVSAGYRE, encoded by the coding sequence GTGACCGCTCCCGAGCACCGCGACCGCGTGCGGGAGAGCTACGGCCGCTGGGCGCGGTTCTACGACTGGTTCGCGCGAGCGACCGCCGACGTCGGCGGCGTCAGGGACGCCTGCGTCGAGGCGCTGGACCTGAACCGCGGCGACACGGTGGTCGAGTTCGGCTGCGGCCCCGGGCCGAACCTTCCCGCGCTCCGCGAAGCGGTCGGTCCGTCGGGCCACGTCGTCGGCGTCGACCTCACCGGGCGGATGCTCGACCGTGCGCGGGCGCTCGTCGCCCGCCGCGGCTGGCAGAACGTCTCGCTCGTGCAGGCCGACGCCGCCACCCCGCCGGTCGCCGACGCGGACGCGGTGCTGTCGACGTTCGTCACGTCGCTGTTTCCCGATCCGGCGGCGGTGGTCGGTGAGTGGTGCGAATTGGCCGACCGCGTCGTCGTCGCCAGTTTCGCGCCGCGGGGGAACCGCACGGCGAACGCGGCGCTGTGGGCGTTCACGCGCCTGAGCACGTCGCTGTTCGACGCCGGCGGCGAGAACGCGCTCGGGCAACTCGATCGCCGGACGGCAGCCGCCCGGCGTGGGTTGGAAGCGCGGATGGACAGGGTGGAGAGTGGGACGTTCGTGTTCGGGACGGTGGTGGTGAGCGCCGGGTATCGGGAGTGA
- a CDS encoding HAD family hydrolase, with the protein MTPVVYDLDGTLVSLPVDWNAARDDLAADLRSRGLDPGDRDLWGLLDLAESTDTRERFEAVVGEHEREAAREAPALALIDDLRAHDGPVGVCSLNSEAACRIALERHGLDVEAVVGRDTVGSYKPDPEPLLATLSAMGVDGDEAVFVGDSERDRETAERAGVRFRWVEE; encoded by the coding sequence ATGACCCCCGTCGTCTACGACCTCGACGGCACGCTCGTCTCCCTCCCCGTCGACTGGAACGCTGCACGCGACGACCTCGCCGCCGACCTCCGATCCCGCGGCCTCGACCCCGGCGACCGCGACCTCTGGGGGCTGCTCGACCTCGCGGAGTCGACCGACACCCGCGAGCGCTTCGAGGCGGTCGTCGGCGAGCACGAGCGCGAAGCCGCCCGCGAGGCGCCCGCGCTGGCCCTGATCGACGACCTCCGCGCCCACGACGGCCCCGTTGGCGTCTGCTCGCTCAACAGCGAGGCCGCCTGCCGGATCGCGCTCGAGCGCCACGGCCTCGACGTCGAGGCCGTCGTCGGCCGGGACACGGTCGGCAGCTACAAACCCGACCCCGAACCGCTGCTCGCGACGCTGTCGGCGATGGGCGTCGACGGCGACGAGGCGGTGTTCGTCGGCGACTCCGAGCGCGACCGGGAGACCGCCGAGCGGGCCGGCGTGCGCTTTCGCTGGGTCGAGGAGTAG
- a CDS encoding DUF5822 domain-containing protein — MPERVATTDPDGVDFGWVMQVTFVLTIVVGAPLVTLLSTQATLPDWGSRVSFAVRVGAPVWVLTGLCVYLYARRKERADDSDE, encoded by the coding sequence ATGCCCGAACGCGTCGCCACGACCGACCCCGACGGGGTGGATTTCGGCTGGGTGATGCAGGTGACGTTCGTGCTGACCATCGTCGTCGGCGCGCCGCTCGTGACGCTGCTGTCGACGCAGGCCACGCTCCCGGACTGGGGCTCTCGAGTGTCGTTCGCCGTCCGGGTCGGCGCGCCGGTGTGGGTGCTCACGGGACTGTGTGTGTACCTCTACGCGCGGCGGAAGGAGCGAGCCGACGACAGCGACGAGTAG
- a CDS encoding alpha/beta fold hydrolase: MKRVSHHGRGTSYRRSARVDEGPGLLCVHGSGGNAGVWKSQSRLADRTPVTAMDLSDHGESGSLTAQAGYETLSGYAADVVAVAEATGDRVLCGNSLGGAVAMLVAIERDLDLDGLVLAGTGARLPVLDDLLVWLQSDFDRAVEFLHGPDRLFHDPDDELVEISEAAMRDTGREVTARDFRTCHTFDVRERLEEIDVPTLAVVGEHDQLTPPHYHEALSEAIPYCEVAVIDDAAHLAMLEQPEAFNSALASFLDRL; encoded by the coding sequence ATGAAGCGGGTTTCGCACCACGGCCGGGGGACCTCGTACCGTCGTTCGGCACGGGTCGACGAGGGGCCGGGACTGCTCTGTGTTCACGGGAGCGGCGGGAACGCGGGCGTCTGGAAGTCGCAGTCGCGGCTGGCCGACCGGACGCCGGTGACGGCGATGGATCTGAGCGACCACGGCGAGAGCGGGTCGCTGACCGCCCAGGCGGGGTATGAGACGCTGTCGGGGTACGCCGCCGACGTCGTCGCCGTCGCCGAGGCGACGGGCGATCGCGTGCTGTGTGGCAACTCGCTGGGCGGCGCGGTGGCGATGCTGGTCGCGATCGAGCGCGATCTCGACCTCGACGGTCTCGTGCTCGCGGGGACGGGCGCGCGACTGCCCGTGCTCGACGACCTGCTCGTCTGGCTCCAGTCGGATTTCGACCGCGCGGTGGAGTTCCTCCACGGCCCGGATCGGCTGTTCCACGACCCCGACGACGAGCTGGTGGAGATCAGCGAGGCGGCGATGCGCGATACGGGCCGAGAAGTCACGGCCCGGGATTTCCGGACCTGCCACACGTTCGACGTGCGCGAGCGGCTGGAGGAGATCGACGTGCCGACGCTCGCGGTCGTCGGCGAGCACGACCAGCTCACGCCGCCGCACTACCACGAGGCGCTGTCGGAGGCGATCCCGTACTGCGAGGTCGCGGTGATCGACGACGCCGCCCACCTGGCGATGCTCGAACAGCCCGAGGCGTTCAACAGCGCGCTGGCGTCGTTCCTCGACCGTCTCTGA
- a CDS encoding Hsp20/alpha crystallin family protein, with protein sequence MTTHQRSIRDEEFGRVYEYDDSLVVALDLADAEGEVAVDTVGETVIVVVEGPEGTSTEREIELPGEPRESSVNNGVLTIEVEQ encoded by the coding sequence ATGACCACTCACCAACGCAGCATTCGTGACGAGGAGTTCGGTCGCGTCTACGAGTACGACGACAGTCTCGTGGTCGCGCTCGATCTCGCCGACGCCGAGGGGGAGGTCGCCGTCGACACCGTCGGCGAGACCGTCATCGTCGTGGTCGAGGGGCCGGAGGGCACCTCGACCGAACGGGAGATCGAGCTCCCCGGCGAACCTCGTGAGAGCAGCGTGAACAACGGCGTGCTGACGATCGAGGTGGAACAATGA